The nucleotide sequence GGCCAGCGCGACGAGCAGGCCGCCCGCGTCCTTGTACCAGCAGGTGAGGTCGACGGCGCCGACCTTCTTGCCCGAAATCGGGTGGTGGATCGGCACCCCCGCGCAGGCCAGGTTCTCCAGGTGCTCGGCGTAGTGCTCGTGCCCGAACACCGTCGTCGGGCGGCCGTCCTCCAGCGCGGTGCCGATGCCGTTCGTGCCGACGGACTGCTCGCCGTAGCTGAACCCGGGCACCAGCTCGACGCGCTCCAGGTGCCGGGCCAGGTCGGCGTCCCCGGTCCGCTGGGTGAGCACGACGCCGCTGGGGTCGGTGAGGATGAGGCTGATCGGCTGGCCCTCGAACTGCTCGCCCAGCTTGTGCAGCACCGGTTCGGCGCCGCGCATGAGCGGGACGTCGAGGTTCCGGTCGCCGAGGTAGAGCGGGTCGATCCGGTCGGCCTCGACCTGGAACTCCCGCGACCGCCGCCACGAGGCCAGGATCGTCGGCCGGACGGTATCCGCGGGGACCGCTTCGGCGGTCAAGAACCGCACCCGGGTGCGGGCGAGTTCGTCGTCGGCGACCAAGGCCATCTCGTCCACGCGACCTCCAGTTCCCCGCGGCCCACGTGGGTGCGGGCACACCCGTTGTGCCGCCCGTCCAGCGTAGGCGCGCGCGGCCCGGGCCGGTGTCTCAAATTGAGACGCTCCCGGTGCCGCGGCGGCGGTGCGATGGGGGCATGGCCGCCGAGACGTACAACCCCTGGACGATCGTCAACCTGGTCTTCACGCACCTGGCCGAGCAGGGCCTGCACCCGGAGCTCGGCGCGGCGGGCCACCCCGGCGAGCCCGCCGCCGCGCTGCTGCGCGCGTTCGGGATCGTCCCCACCGTCGAGGGTGACGCCCGCGTGCAGACGGGGATCCACGACGAGCTGGCCGGGCTGCGCGCGCGGCTGCTCGACGCCGGCGAAACACCCTGAGCAGCGGTTCTGTCTCAGATTGAGACCCGCGGCGCCCGCGCGTGGCCGCCTAATGGTCAACGCAGGACGCCCTGGGCGGCGAGCTCAGGAGACAAGGAGTGATCCATGAGTCGCCAGAGTGTGGCGAAAGCCCACCAGAAGATCCAGGAACTGTCGTGGGAACCGGCCTACCACACCCCGGTTTCGCACTACGGCACCGACTACACCTTCCGGAAGGCCAAGAAGAAGGACCCGCTGAAGCAGGTCCTCCGCTCGTACTTCCCGATGCAGGAGGAAAAGGACCACCGGGTCTACGGCGCCGAGGACGGCGCGATCCGCGGCAACATGTTCCGCCAGGTCCAGGAGCGCTGGCTGGAGTGGCAGAAGCTGTTCCTGTCGATCATCCCGCTGCCGGAGATCTCCGCGGCGCGGGCGATGCCGCTGCTGTTCCGCACGGTCCCGAACCCGGAACTGCACAACGGCCAGGCGATCCAGATGATCGACGAGGTCCGGCACTCGACGATCCAGCAGAACCTCAAGCGCCTGTACATGCAGAACTACATCGACCCGGCGGGCTTCAACTCGAGCCTGCGCAACTTCCAGAACGACTACTGCGGCACCATCGGCCGCCAGTTCGCCGAAGGCTTCATCACCGGCGACGCCATCACCGCGGCGAGCATCTACCTCACGATCGTCGCGGAAACGGCGTTCACGAACACGCTGTTCGTCGCCATGCCGGCCGAGGCCGCCGCGAACGGCGACTACCTGCTGCCGACGGTGTTCCACTCGGTGCAGTCCGACGAGTCCCGCCACATCAGCAACGGCTACGCGACCCTGCTGATGGCGCTGTCGGACGAGAGCAACCACCAGCTGCTCGAACGCGACCTGCGGTACGCGTGGTGGAACAACCACGCCGTCGTCGACGCCGCGATCGGCACGTTCATCGAATACGGCACCAAGGACCGCCGCAAGGACCGCGAGAGCTACGCGGAAATGTGGCGCCGCTGGATCTACGACGACTACTACCGCAGCTACCTCGTCCCGCTCGAGAAGTACGGCCTGGTGATCCCGCACGACCTGATCGAAGAAGCGTGGAACCGGATCTGGAACAAGGGTTACGTCCACGAAGTCGCGCAGTTCTTCGCCACCGGGTGGCTCGCCAACTACTGGCGCATCGACCCGATGACCGACGAAGACTTCGAGTGGTTCGAGTACAAGTACCCGGGCTGGTACGACAAGTACGGCAAGTGGTGGGAGAACTACAACCGCCTCGCGACGCCGAACGGGCACCACCCGATCGTCGCCGAGGACGTCGACTACGTGTACCCGCACCGGTGCTGGACCTGCATGGTGCCGTGCCTGATCCGCGAGGACATGGTGGTCGACGAGGTCGACGGCCAGCACCGGACGTACTGCTCGGAGACCTGCCGCTGGACCGACGCCGAGGCGTTCCGGCCCACCTACCAGGGCCGCAACACCCCGAACATGGGCCAGCTGGTCGGCGCCCGCGAGTGGGAGACGCTCTACCACGGCTGGAACTGGGCCGACGTCGTCTCCGACATGGGCTTCGTCCGCGACGACGGCAAGACCATGGTCGCCCAGCCGCACCTGAACCTGGACCCGAAGAAGATGTGGACGCTCGACCACCTGCGCCGGATGCCCGAGGTGCAGTCGCCGAACGTGCTGCTCAACCGGATGACCGCCGAGCAGCGCGCCGCCTTCGTGGCCGACTACAACCGCCAGGGCCCGGCCGGGCGCCCGGCACCGCAGGCCTGACGAGGAAGGGCCCGGCATGGCGGAAAAGCACCGCGTCCGGTTCGAGCCGGTCGGGATCGAGATCGACGTCGCCGAGGACCAGACGATCCTGCGGGCCGCCGCCGAGCAGGGCGTCATGCTCATGCACGGCTGCAAGGAAGGGCAGTGCGCGGCTTGCAAGTCGTTCCTCCTCGACGGCGACGACGTCGAACACGACCGGTACTCGACCTTCGCGCTCCCCGACTACGAAAAGGAGGAAGGCTTCACGCTGTTGTGCCGGGCCCACGCCTACGAAGACCTGACGATCGAGCTGCTCAACTACGACGAGGAGATGATCCAGTCCGGCCTGCCGATCCAGGAGGCCGAGGTCGAGGTCGTTTCGAACGAGAACGTGACGCACGATCTCCGGCACCTGGTGGTGCGGCTGGACGGCGACCTCAAGTTCTTCCCCGGCCAGTACCTGGACTTCGCGATCCCGGGCACCGAGGAGACGCGGTCGTTTTCGATGGCCAACACCTCGGCCCGCGAGGGGTTGCTGGAGTTCGTCATCAAGATCTACCCCGACGGGCTGTTCTCCCGGTTCCTCGACGCCGAAGTCGCGGTCGGCGACCGGCTCCGGGTGACCGGCCCGTTCGGGGTGTTCACCCTCCGGGACAACCCGGGCAAGGACCTCGTGTTCGTCGGCGGCGGGGCCGGGATGGCGCCGATCCTGGCGCTGCTGCGGTCCATGGCCGAGCGCGGCCTGGACCGGAAGGCGACCTTCTACTACGGCGCCCGCCGCCGCCGCGACCTCTGCTTCGAGGCGGAACTGCGGGAGCTGGAAGCGAAACTGCCCGGCTTCCGGTACGTCCCCGCGCTGTCCGAGCCGGGCGACGACGACTGGACCGGCGAAACCGGCTTCGTCACCGACGTCCTGCGCCAAGCCGGCCTCGACCTGACCGGCGCCGACGCTTACGTCTGCGGGCCGCCGCCGATGGTCGAGGCGGCGCTGGAGCTGCTGCCCGCGCTCGGCGTCGACGGCAAGCGCGTCTTCTACGACAAGTTCACCACCACGGGCGAAGGGTAAGGAAACCCATGACAGCCACCTCCGAACGCAGCGTGCCGAAGCCGGCGTTCACCGACGCCGAAGCGGGCGCGAAGGTCTTCCCGGACTCCACTGCCCGCCAGTACAACTACTTCACCCCGGCCAAGCGCAAGCAGAGCCACTACGAGGACGTCACCGTCGAGGTCCAGCCCGACCCGCGGCACTACCTGTCCCAGGGCTGGCTCTACGCCTTCGCCGATGGCCAGGCCGGATACCCGCTGGAATGGACCGCGCTGAAGGCGTGGGGTTCGGACCGCCCGGTGCCCGAACGCAGCCCCGGGTCCGGCGGCAAGGGCTACGACTGGCCGGCGCACGGCTGGCACGAGTTCCGCGACCCGAACGAGGAGTGGGAACTCACCCTCTACCGCTACAACGCGAACGTCGTGCGCCAGCTCAACCAGAACATCGACGCCGCGCGCCAGGCCAAGGCGTTCGAGCAGTGGAACCGGAACTGGGTGGACTTCGTCGCCAAGCACGTCGGCGCGTGGATGCACGTCGACCACGGCTTGGGCTTGTACTTGTTCGCGAACGCCAACCGCCGCGCGCCGACGAACATGCACAACAACGCGATCTCGGTCAACAGCATGCACCGCATCCGCGCGGCGCAGGACCTGGCGCTGTACAACCTGACGCTCACCGAGGAGATCGAGGGCTTCGACGGCACGGCCCACCTGGCCACCTGGAACGAGGACCCGGCCTGGCAGGGCGTGCGGGACACCGCCGAGCAGCTGACCGGGATCTGGGACTGGTGCGAGGCGATCTTCGCCGCGAACGTCGTCTTCGAGCCCCTGGTCGGCGAGCTGTTCCGCAGCAACCTCGTCCAGCAAGCCGCGCCCGCGAACGGCGACTTCGTCACCCCGACGCTGATCGGCGCCGAAGAGTTCGACTTCTCCGAACGCGACCTCCGCTACACCAAGCCGCTGTTCCACCTGCTGATCAACGACAAGGAGTTCGCCGACCACAACAAGGCGCTGCTGCAGAAGTGGCTCGAGGACTGGGTGCCGCGGTGCATCGCCGCCGCCCGCGCGCTGCAGCCGCTGTGGTCGCAGCCCGACGCGAAGCCGATCCGGTTCGAGGACGGTCTCGACCGCGTGAAGAGCCGGTTCGCCGGCATCTTGTCCGAATTGGGCCTCAAGGCACCCGAGGAGCTGGGCCAGTGACTGTCTTCAAGACCGCGGAAAGCCCGTTCAAGGCCGACAACACCGCGTCCAACATGTGCGGGTTCACCCTGATGAACAACCAGGTCGGCGCGATCGTCGCGGAAGTGATGGGAACGAAGGACAACGTCACGATCACGCCACTGCCCTCGATGATCCGGGTCGACGCGGTCGGCCGCATGGACGTCGTCTACGCCGAGGTCGACGAAGCCGCCGGTGAGGAAGAAGGCTGGTTCAACGCGGCGGAGTTCGAGGAGAGCATGTCCACCCACTACGGGCGGATGATCCACGAAGACGACCGCACGATCATGTTCGCCAACCCCGAAGACGCGGCCGAATTCCTCGATTTCGACCTCAAGCCCGTTCGCTGAAGGTAAGCACTCGATCCCGCTCAGGAGGATCAACCATGTACGAAAAAGACGGCGAGAAATACTTCGTGGTGGACGCCCACACCCACTTCTGGGACGCGAGCCCGGACAACTGGGTGGAGGGCCAGGAGGAATACGCCAAGGGCTGGATCGAGTGCTTCCACGCCTACCAGGGACTGGGCCCGAAGGACACACACTGGCCGATCGACCGGTTCCAGAAGTACTCCGAGGAACTGATGATGCACGACCTCTTCGAGGTGGGGCACGTCGACAAGGCCATCTTCCAGCCGACCAACCTGCGGCAGTGGTACAAGACCGGCTTCAACACCACCGAGAACGACGGCGCGCTGGCCGAGAAGCACCCCGACAAGTTCCTCGTGAACACCACCTTCGACCCGCGGGAAGGCGACGCGGGCATGAAGGCGTTCGAAGAACGCGTCAAGCGCTACCACTGCAAGGGCGTCAAGCTCTACACGGCCGAGTGGCGTGGCGGCTCTCGCGGCTGGAGCCTGAAGGACCCCGCCGCGGCTCGCTACCTCGAGAAGTGCGAGGAGCTCGGCGTCACCAACGTCCACATCCACAAGGGACCGACGATCTGGCCGCTGGACAAGGACGCCTTCGACGTGTCCGATGTGGACCAGGTGGCGACGAGCTTCCAGGGCCTGAACTTCATCGTCGAGCACGTCGGCCTGCCGCGTATCGAGGACTTCTGCTTCATGGCCACCCAGGAGCGGAACGTCTACGCGGGGCTCGCCGTCGTCGTCGGCGGCCTGATGCACGCGCGCCCGAAGTTCTTCGCCAAGGTGATGGGCGAGCTGATGTTCTGGCTCGGCGAGGACAAGCTGATCTTCGGCGCGGACTACGCGATCTGGGAACCGAAGTGGCAGGTCGAGGGCTTCGTCGACTGGAACATGCCCGGCGACGACGAGCTGTCGGACTTCGCGCCGCTGACCGTCGACCAGAAGAAGAAGATCCTCGGGCTGAACGCCGCCCGCCTCTACGGCATCGACGTCCCCGAGGAGCTGCGGCTGACGGACCCGGAGAAGGTCGAGCCCGTCGGCGTGCCGAACTCATGACCGCCGTGGTGACCGGGGCCCGCGCCGCCGTGTGGGCGGCGCTGGGCACCGTCCGGGATCCCGAACTGGACGAACCCCTCACCGACCTCGGGTTCGTGGCCCGCTGCGAGGTGAGCGACGCGGGCCACGCCGTCGTCCGGCTGCGGCTGCCGACCTACTTCTGCGCGCCCAACTTCGCGTTCCTGATGGTGGCGGACGCCTACGACGCCGTGGCCGGGGTGCCGGGCCTGACCGGGCTCGACATCCGGCTCGACGACCACTTCGCGGCCGACGTCATCAACCGCGGGGTGGCCGCGCGGCAGGGGTTCGTCGCGTCGTTCGAAGGCGAGGCCGTCGACGAGCTCGACACCCTGCGGTACGACTTCGTCCGCAAGGCCGTCCTGGCCGGCACCGACCGCGTCTGCCGGTCCCTGGACGGTCGCGACCCGGGGAAGCTGACCCTCGGCGACATCCCGCGGAGCCCCGACGTGGACCGGTTGCGCGCCCGCCGCCGCGAGCTCGGCCTGCCCGCCGAGGACGGCGACCCGCTGCTGCTCGACCCCGCGACGGGGACGGCAGTAGCCCCGGCCGACGCGAAGCGGCACCTCGCTGTTGCCCGGCTGACGCGCACGAGCATGGAGGCCAACTCGGGCGTCTGCCGCGGCATGCTGCGCGCGCGGTACGCCCTGACCAGCGAAGAGGAGGGCACGGGATGAAGGCCGTGCGGCTGCAGAAGTACCACCAGCACCCGGTGATCGAAGACGTCCTCCAGCCGCGCGCCACCGGGCCGTTCGACGTCGTGGTCAAGATCGGCGGTGCCGGCGTCTGCCGCACCGACCTGCACATCATCGAGGAGCAGTGGGCCGAGAAGTCCGGCGTCGAACTGCCGTACACGATCGGGCACGAGAACGCGGGCTGGGTGCACGAGGTCGGCCCGGCGGTGACGAACGTCGAGGTCGGGGACACGGTCATCCTGCACCCGACGCCGACGTGCGGCCTGTGCCACGCCTGCCGCACGGGCGACGACATGCACTGCCCGAACGGGAGCTTCCCGGGCATCAGCAGCGACGGCGGGATGGCCGAATACCTGCTGACGTCGGCGCGGGCGTGCATCAAGCTCGACCCGTCGACCGAGCCTTCCGACGTGGCGGCGTTGGCTGACGCAGGGATCACCGCTTACCACGCGGTGCGCAAGGCCGTCCCGCACCTGTACCCGGGCACCGCCTGCGTCGTCAACGGCGCCGGCGGCCTCGGGCACATCGGCATCCAGTCGCTTCGCGCGTTGACCGCCGCCCGCGTGATCGTGGTGGACCGCAACGCCGACGCCCTCGAACTGGCGTCGACCTTGGGCGCGGATTTCACGGTGTTGGCCGACGGCAAGCAGGTCGAAGCCGTCCTCGACCTGACCGACGGCAACGGCGCCGAGGTCGTGCTCGACTTCGTCGCCGAGCAGGGCGCCCAGCAGGACGCCTTCGCGATGACCCGGCGTGCCGGGTCGCACTTCGTCATCGGCTACGGCTCGAACATCGAGATCCCGACGATCGACATCATCTCCACCGAGCGCAACATCATCGGCAACCTCGTGGGCACCTACAACGACCTGGCCGAGCTGATGGTGCTCGCCCAAGCCGGGAAGGTCACGCTCCACACGAAGAAGTACCCGCTGGACGCCGCGCTCGACGCGCTGGCCGACCTCGACGCCGGGCGCGTGCGCGGCCGGGCCATCCTCACCCCCTAGGAGCACCGCACATGGCGAAGGAACTGCGGTTCGGCGCGGAGGCCCGCGACCTGCTGCTGGCGGGCGTCGACAAGCTGGCCGAAGCGGTCAAGTCCACGTTGGGGCCCAAGGGCCGCAACGTGATCATCGAGAAGATCACCGGCTCGCCGGTGGTCACCAACGACGGCGTCACCATCGCGCGCGAGATCCACCTGAAGAACCAGTTCGAGAACATGGGCGCGCAGCTGGTCAAGGAAGCGGCGATCAAGACCAACGACGTCGTCGGCGACGGCACCACCACGGCCACCGTGCTCGCCCAGGCGATCGTCCGCGAAGGCATGCGAGCGATCTCCGCCGGCGGCAACCCGGTGCTCGTCAAGCGCGGCATCGACCACGCCGTCGGCCTGCTGGTCGCGCATCTGGAGAAGCGGGCGCACCCGGTGGTGTCCGAACAGGACTACGCGCGGGTGGCGGCGATCTCGGCCAACGACGACGACACGGTCGGCGCGGTCATCGCCAAGGCCCTGCACACCGTCGGCGACGGCGGGGTGGTGACGGTCGAGGAGTCGCCGACGATCGGCATGAGCGTCGACTTCGTCGAGGGCTTCGAGTTCGACAACGGCTACCTCTCGCCGTACCTGGTCACCGACCCGGGCCGGCTGGAGGCGGTGCTCGACGACCCGTACATCCTCATGTGCGCGGAGAAGATCACCAAGGTGCAGCAGCTGATGCCGTTGCTGGACAAGGTGATGCGCGCGCCCCGGCCGCTGGTGGTGATCGGCGAGACGGTCGAGGGCACGGCGCTGTCCATGCTGGTGCACAACCACCTGAACGGCACCTTCCAGTCGGTGGCCGTGCGCGCGCCCGGGTTCGGCGACCGGCGGCTGCACAAGCTGGAGGACCTCGCGGCCATCGTCGGTGGCGCGGTGCTCTCGCGGCAGTCCGGCTTCACGATGGAGACGATGACGCTGGAGCACCTCGGCCGGGCCAAGCAGGTCCGGGTCACCGAGAACCGCACGACGATCGTCGGCGGCGCGGGTTCTTCTTCCGCGGTCGATTTCCGGGTCGGCCAGCTGCGGGCCGAGCTGGAACGCGCACAGTTCGGCGTCGACGAGGACGTCCTGACCGAGCGGATCGGCGCCTTGACCGGCAAGGTCGCGGTGGTGCGGGTCGGCGCGGCCACCCCGGCCGAGCTGAAGGAGCTGCAGCACCGGGTCGAGGACGCCCTGTCGGCGACCCGGGCGGCGATGGCCGAGGGCATCGTGGCCGGCGGGGGAGCGGCACTGCTCCACGCCGAGAAGGCCCTGGAAGGACTCGGCCTGGAAGGCGACCAGGCGATCGGCGTCGAGATCGTGCGGCGGGCGCTGGCCGAACCGGCGTTCCTGATCGCGCACAACGCGGGCCACCCGGCCCACGAGATCGTCGCGCGCACCCGCGAGCTGGGTGACGACGAGGGCTTCGACGCCCTGTACGACCGCTACGGCGACATGATCGACCTCGGTGTCGTCGATCCGTTGCGGGTGTGCCGGTCCGCCGTGCAGAACGGGGCGTCGGTGGCCGGCCTGCTGCTCACGACGAACTCGCTGATCGCCGAGGAGCAGACCCCGTGGGGCGGCAGCGCGGCCCTGATGACCGAGTTCGGCCCGCTGGACGAAGGCCTGCACCAGCCGTCGCCGGACGCGAGCACGCCGCAGTCACTCGGGATGGGCCCCTCCGTGGGCTGAGCTTCGTCCGCTCTCGCCCGCGGAGAACGAAGGCCCCCTCGCCGATGTCCTGAGCCTCGGTGAGGGGGCCTTCCCGCGCTGCCGCGTCAATTCGTCCCGAGCGGGAGCTCCCGGCGGGCGGCGTGGACGACGTAGGGGTCGAGGTGCCAGTCGGAGCCGACCCGGACGGCGGCCGACCGGTCGCGCAGCAGTTTCATCGTGGCACCCACGTCGAAGGGTGCGTGGTGGCTCATCCCGGTCAAGTTCGCGGCCGAGAAGGTGGTCGTGCCGATCCGGTCGGCAAGCGACACGATGATCAGCTCGTCGGGCGTCATCCGATCGAGCACCCCGCGGGCGGGCGCGAAGATCGCCGCGGTGAGGGACCCCGTCATCGCCAGATCGTCCGCGAACGTGCGGTACGAGGCGAGGCCGTGCCGATCACGCAGGTGCCGCCCGACGGTGACCAGTGAAGCGGCGTGGTGACCCAGGCGGGCCGCCAGCTCGTCCCGTGAGAGCCGGTCGGCGCCGTCGTCCGGCTCGCGGTAGCTGTCCAGCAGCGCGGCCGCGTCGTCCGGCGGCAGCGGACCGACGTGCACGACCGGGAGTTCGTCGCGGAAGACGTCTTCCTCGCTGATCAGGACCACCCGGGACTCGGGACCGGGTGCCGGGAGCGCCGCGAGCAGGTCGGGGCCGATCCCGGCCGGAACGTCGTCGACCACCCACAGGCAACGCGCCGGCTCGGTGGCGGATCTGCGGGACCGTGCGCGGTCGCCGCGTCCCCTTGCCCGCGGACGTGTCGCCGGGTCGGGCGTCGCGGTCTCGAACCGGCGACGCAGGTCTCCGGGATCCGCGGTGGCACCCTCGAGGCTCAGCCAGCGCACCCCGCCCGGGTAGGCGGCGGCGAACCGCCACGCGTACGTCGTCACCAAGGCCGTCTTACCGGCTCCCGGCAGGCCGGACACCGCGGCGAAGGTGCCGCAGGCGGCCTCGTCGATCAACGGGAAGTCGGCCGAGTGCAATGCCGTGTGCAGATCCCAGAGCTCCCGGTAGCGCCCCAGGAACCGCCGGACCACGCCGATCCGGTGGGCCGGCCACGGTGGTGGCGAAACCGGGAGGACCGAGCCGATCGAGGTGTTGACCGCCGCGGCCCGCTTGGCTATCGCCTGCACCAGGTCGTTGTCGTCCCTGATCGCGAACTTGGCGTCGGCCAGCTGGACCGGGCGCAGGTGCCCGGTGTCCGGTGCCGGGTTGAGCACCATGATCCGCCCGCAGGGATCGCCTTCCTCCTCACCGGCCAGAAAGGCGAGCATCAGCTCGTGCTGGCAGGCGGCACGGTCGGCGTAGTCCGCCGAGTAGTAGGCGAGCAGCGTCTTCGACTCGCTCAAGGCTTCCCGGATACTGTCCGTGATGCCGGCGAAGAGCTCGATCTTCTCGTCGAAGAAGACACGCACCCCGAACGCGCGGAGGTTGTCTTCCAGCCGGCGACCGACCGAGCGGTCCTCGCCGGAAAAAGACAAGAAGACATCGTATTTGGGTTCAGGCAAGTCGGTCGGTCCTCCCGGGCTGAGGACTCGCTCACTCATCGTCAGAGGGAACGTCCGTCAGTCTTCGCCCATTTGTACCAGCGATCACCCTGTGTCGCGGCGTTCCATCGTTCCCTTCGCAGTTTGTAACGCCGATGGGTCGTAGCCGCGATCCCCCGCGCAGTGGCCATGGCCGAAGATGGAGGTTGCAGAGTGCAGGTACCGGCGGCCGGAGGAGGCGAAATGGGCGAAGAGTGGGAGCCCTTCGGCAGCAAGATCCGCGAGCTCCGCCTGCGGGCCGGTCTGTCCACCAAGGCACTCGGCGACCTGATCCACTACAGCAAGGCGCAGGTCAGCCGGGTCGAGCAGGGCCAATCACCCCCGACGACGACGTTCGCCGCCGCCTGTGACCGGGTCTTCGGGACCGGGGACGAACTGGCCAAGGTGGCGGCCCGGCGCGCGGTCGGGGACCGGCGGATGACCGCCGAGCCGAAGTTCGACCTGCCCGCCGGTCCGAGCCGCCTGATCGGGCGGGATGCCGAGGTCGAAGCCCTCACCGACCACCTCAAGGAGGTGGGCGGACGGCAAGCGGCCCAGGTGTGCGTCCTGCACGGGCTGCCGGGCGTCGGCAAGACCTCGATCGCCCTGTGGGTCGCGGACGCCCTCCGCGACGACTACCCCGACGGCCGCCTCTACCTCGACATGCAGGGCTACCACCCGGACAGCAAGCCCGTCTCCGAAGAAGAGGCGCTCGACCGGATCCTCCGCCGCCTCGGCGTGCCCGGCGAGCTGGTACCGCGGAACACCGACGACCGCGCGGCCCTGCTCCGGCAGAAGCTGGTGAACCGGCGGGTCCTGTTGATCCTCGACAGCGTCAAGGGTGCACGAGAGCTCGCGCGCCTGCTGCCACCGAACGGCCGCTCCGCGGTCATCGTCACCAGCAGACAGCCG is from Amycolatopsis mediterranei and encodes:
- a CDS encoding toll/interleukin-1 receptor domain-containing protein; translation: MSFSGEDRSVGRRLEDNLRAFGVRVFFDEKIELFAGITDSIREALSESKTLLAYYSADYADRAACQHELMLAFLAGEEEGDPCGRIMVLNPAPDTGHLRPVQLADAKFAIRDDNDLVQAIAKRAAAVNTSIGSVLPVSPPPWPAHRIGVVRRFLGRYRELWDLHTALHSADFPLIDEAACGTFAAVSGLPGAGKTALVTTYAWRFAAAYPGGVRWLSLEGATADPGDLRRRFETATPDPATRPRARGRGDRARSRRSATEPARCLWVVDDVPAGIGPDLLAALPAPGPESRVVLISEEDVFRDELPVVHVGPLPPDDAAALLDSYREPDDGADRLSRDELAARLGHHAASLVTVGRHLRDRHGLASYRTFADDLAMTGSLTAAIFAPARGVLDRMTPDELIIVSLADRIGTTTFSAANLTGMSHHAPFDVGATMKLLRDRSAAVRVGSDWHLDPYVVHAARRELPLGTN